From one Perca flavescens isolate YP-PL-M2 chromosome 4, PFLA_1.0, whole genome shotgun sequence genomic stretch:
- the LOC114554467 gene encoding histone H2A yields the protein MSGRGKTGGKARAKAKTRSSRAGLQFPVGRVHRLLRKGNYAQRVGAGAPVYLAAVLEYLTAEILELAGNAARDNKKTRIIPRHLQLAVRNDEELNKLLGGVTIAQGGVLPNIQAVLLPKKTEKPAKK from the coding sequence ATGAGTGGCCGAGGCAAAACCGGAGGAAAAGCCAGAGCTAAGGCAAAGACCCGCTCCTCCCGTGCCGGGCTCCAGTTCCCAGTCGGCCGTGTACACAGGCTGCTCCGCAAAGGGAACTACGCTCAGCGTGTGGGAGCCGGCGCCCCCGTCTACCTGGCGGCTGTGCTGGAGTACCTGACCGCTGAGATCCTGGAGCTGGCTGGAAACGCTGCCCGCGACAACAAGAAGACCCGGATCATCCCCCGCCACCTGCAGCTGGCTGTCCGCAACGACGAGGAGCTCAACAAGCTGCTGGGCGGAGTGACCATCGCTCAGGGCGGCGTGCTGCCCAACATCCAGGCCGTCCTGCTGCCCAAGAAGACCGAGAAGCCCGCTAAGAAGTAA